The Pangasianodon hypophthalmus isolate fPanHyp1 chromosome 14, fPanHyp1.pri, whole genome shotgun sequence nucleotide sequence gggttgtggCTTCCCCAAAAGCATCTTTTCTGTTACATTGATAGCTGgcttacttacacacacacgcacacacacacagacacacacacaggtgtacgGGGCGTGGCggtgtacaggtgtgtataAGTAGAGACAGGTGAACACACTCTCTGATGTTCAGCTGAGGAAGAGGAAAATGCTTCATCACTGGAACTTGGTAAGTCAAACACCTTGTGTGATGGTGTTCATGtgggtgtggtttgggacgggcccacagtggagtgataaaaaataatgtgtgcATCGGTAAAGCAGatttgtgtgtgcgcgcgtgtgtgtgtgtgtgtgtgtaggtaacGCAGAGTGTGTTTCCCTTCACTTTCTGGTTGGTGTGTATCCGCTGCATGTCAGTGCCAAATGACCGCAGCCTTCCCCTAAGCAATGACAGCTCAGTGCTGTATCCATGGGCGGGGCAGTGGGCGGAGTTTGACCTTTCATACTGTGATATGGTTCTGGATGCTCCAGTCCCTCCCCCTGCTGATCAGGTGCCATGGTTCTGCACGTGCTCACTGTGTGAACCCACTAAGggggagaaaggagagagaggagaccgCGGATTACCaggtattacacacacacacacacacactcacagtttaCTCTGTGTATGTATTAATCCTCATTGTCAGTGACAGATCCATCTTAGATTTACTTCCTGGAAGTATCTATCAATGCTTCACTATTTTTTCTGCCATGTTtgcctttctgtgtgtgtcgtgtgtgtatataagcgCCCCTATGGAGTGTCTGTATGAAGACTGACAGGAGTGACATGCACAAACAGTCAAGGGGTCGGCGACAGGgggtgcgtctcaatcagctccctagtcCAGTAGTCAGGGCACTGACCTAGGAAGCTAGAGAGCTGATTGACATGCACCCAGGGTTATATGTAGCCTGGAACTGtgcttctcaaagtggggttcAGGAAGCCCCAAGGGTCCATGaagtccatgtgtgtgttttaacaggAAGTCCTGGAGGTCTAGGATTGAGAGGGTTGACAGGACCTCGTGGTACACCGGGATTTGTAGGGCAGCAGGGACTGAAAGgtaagacagaaacacacatacaactaCAAGACACAAAGTGACTATAatataaataagcaaaatataattatatgctgtacttgtacacacacacaggtgagaaagGTGATGAAGGACTGAAAGGAGAGCGAGGCCCAATGGGACCAATGGGCTCTAAAGGCGAGGGAGGGCTCAAAGGTCAGTGAAAATGAAACTCATACTTGAATCTGCTTAACACACTTTGTATATGAGCCTTCAATATACGCACGTGTGAATTCCAGGTGATAAAGGGGATCGTGGTGAGGATGGCGCAGTCGGAGACCCGGGTCCAAAGGGAGCAGATGGTCAGTGCCCAGTGAGCTGTGTATCACTTCCTGGTCCTCCAGGTGAACCAGGTCTTCCTGGTCCGGTTGGATTACCTGGGTTATTTGGGCAGGCTGGAGCTCCTGGTGCTATAGGTCTGAAGGGTGATCCAGGCATGGATGGCACACCAGGCACACCTGGATACCCAGGTAACAAAGGTGAACCAGGCATGGAGGGAAATTGCTCATGTAAGGATGGACAAAAAGGTGaagtgggacctgaaggatctAAGGGCACTAAGGGAGAGCTAGGTCAAATGGGGTCTCAGGGTGTTGCAGGACAGACAGGTCCTAAAGGAGAGCCAGGGGAGATGGGAAAGATGGGAATGCCTGGTCCATGCAGCCCAGCCATACAATCTGCATTCTCAGCAGCACTAAGATCATCATTCCCAGCTGCCAATCAGCCAATAGCGTTTGGGCATATCATCTATAACCTGCAGCAGCACTACAACCCAAGCACAGGTGTATACACAGCACCAGTCAATGGAACCTACACCTTCAGCTTCCACTTGACCGCCTCCACCCGCACCCTGAAGGTTGGACTCTTCTGGAACTTCCAGCCCGTGGTGAAGAGCACACTGGCATCAGAGTTAGGCTCCGCCTCCCAAAAAGTGGTGCTACACCTGAGTGTAGGGGACCAGGTGTGGCTCCAGGTGAAGGATAGTATCACTAATGGAATGTTCACTAGCGCTGAGGCCAGCAGCACCTTTAGCGGCTTCCTGCTTCATCCTGACACCTGTGACATCATCATGGGACGAGAGCTTCCTCCACCAAATATTAGTGGGGTGTACACCTGGGGAGATCCAGACCCCACCTTAAGCCCTAATATCTAGACCCTACATACCAATCCACACCCAACCAGCACGTCCTGATCCCATTCTCttagaagaaaaacatgaaaattgaAAGTTTGTGAGGAATTTATGGAACGTACAACTGGAGACACATTAAGACTCCCATCTAGACCCTTAAACACTAACCCTGCTCCCTACACACTAAGCTCCCTagaccctacaccctaacccacACCTACACAATGCATCCTGGAACCCTGCCCTTAGAAGAAAAACCTCTTGAAACTTGAAGCATTAAATCTGAAGGGAATTTATGGAACGTACAACTGGAGACAGACCTACACCCTAAGCCCTCCTCCCTAAACCACACTTGAGCAGTGTATCCTAAAACAATGCTCTTAAACTAACCTTGAACACCCTTAAgtggagacagacagggacatgAACCTCTTGAAAATCAAAAAAGGGTGGTGGAGTTCAGCACAGTGTAGAGGACCAAACTTGCTCCCTGAACCGTAATCCAACCTGAAATCACTCCTCACACTCTAAACCCACAGCTGAACAACGCACCCTACTCCCTAAACTACTGTAaaagtaaaattgtaaaaaatctgattaaatgTAAGTTAATCAAATGAAAAGTTCTCCAGAGTTTTtgtatgtgaaatattttaatattataataaaaatcattctgGTGGTGAACAGAACATTCAttaaaattagaattaaataCCTTTTTGATGACAAGCATTTAAAGTGTGTGTCACTGTTATTGACTAAATATATAGATTACGGATGTAACAGGATATGAATACATGATTTGCATCGAGTACATTATTGCATCTGTTGTGTATCGGGACTGAGATCCTGTGGGACGCAGCTTATGcgggcaaaaaacaaaaataatcctgcAAGCAGGATTAAAATCAGTCCCTTGAGTTATATGTGGTTGAGGAAATGTCAGAGCTTGAATTCTAActcttttccagtgttttccctTGTCTCCATGGGCATAGTGATAgtgttcatatttaataataaattcaggtttaggccacacccactttgcaTTTAATGCCAAATAAAGAATTAGATACAAATATCTAAATAGATATATACAGAAATAGTGACATTGCATTACCTATACCTACAGTATAAAGGTATAGTCATTTAATTGGGGCTGACTCGGGCCTGGTGTtaagatgttttctgtattgacgTGGTCCCTGGATTCATCTCTGTCTTGGACTTTGGTTTTGCTAAATATAGACTTGTTTTGATCGAGggtttgtaaaaataaagtttgtgcAGTCTTTTCTTTTCGCGTGAACAAAGTTTGACAAGACGAACATCTTTCCTAATGCACGAAAGAAGCCAACTAGTTGAAGTAAAGGTTTGGACTTGAATAggatttgatgttttttttttttttggtctcaaTCTGAACTCGATCTTGATTTGGCCTCGACCCCTTTAAGACTCGGTCTTGACTTGATCTCGGCTAGTCCTAGTCCTCGGGTAGTCCTTGACAAAGCCTTACATTAAATTTCCTGACCAACTGACCTTTATTCATGCTGTGTAAAATATTGTACCTGGAACAAAGAGATgtccgtgtgtgtatgtgtgtgtgtgtgtgtatgttgtccTGGGTTGCGTGCATGCAAGTGCCATCTGatccttcagtgtgtgtgtaatctggtAAGCAGCAGGTGTTTCTGTTGTTAGATCTGTGTAGAGATAAGAGTTTATCACAgcatcactctgtgtgtgtgtgtgtgtgtgtgtgtgtgtgtgtgtgttgaggtgtgtctATACTCCCGAGCATATGtgagaaggtgtgtgtatgtgtgcgtatgtgttaCACCAAGATCTCCTACTTTTAGTCccgtttaatttattatttatatctatGTATTAAAAacgcattaaaataaatgtgggAAAATTAGTATGTTGTAATATACATTCATTTAACATTGATATTAAGATAACATACACTATATCTACatataaatgcaatttttcTTACCACCGTTTTGTTTGTATGGAAAGATTCAcgatttgatttttttagttgtgtaaaattcacacacacatacatacaatacacacaaacagagataagtaaagcaaaaagaaaggaagaaagaatttTAATATGTGTATGTTACACTACAAAACACATCCAGCTTCAGTTATAcactaatttttattaattatttaccaACATGTTGCTAGTCAGATGCAGAGTAAACACAGATCACTAGTAAAACTACCCCTTCCTCCACCTAATACACGTTCGCGCTATAATAAACTCTATAACgctgtaataaacactgtatagTAAATACTGAATCCGGAAAAAGAGATGATCGGAGTCTCACGAGTCGTCAGCAGATTCATCATCGTCGCCGACCACGCCTTTGAGATACGAGCGCTTAAACTCTTCAAACACCATGTCCATGTCCTcactacccacacacacacacccacacacacacacacacacacacacaagaaagcaATCAGATATGTGTGCCAACAAGTACAACAGTTCAGTGATGCTGCACTGACATCTACAGTGTAACTGTAACATTCAATGTTGACTCCCTGACGTTGTTCTTAAAGCAAACAGCTACGTTTGTGCTGATAAAATTTCCCCAGACACAATTAGCTGCTCAGTCTAGTCATGATGTGTCTGAATTACGGCAAATCCCTGACATGATAGCGCGTGTCACTTTATAACCAAACACGAGAAACGACAGCAATAGCATCCTCAGTTACAGGCAGCGAAGTCTCTAATGTCAGGATTTAACTGGATTAAATGGATTAACTGGATTAACATACATCACCTATTATCCATCCAGGCTGATTCCATAACTGGAATCATAATTGGAATCTTGTAAActtaattaaatctttttttttttatgatatcTCATATCTCAAAATCTCATTTCTTTGCTGGCATGCTgaattttgctcttaaatgagcaACAGGATTGAGTTTTTGGTTTTTAgcaaatgtattaataaaatgtgGCATAATaaaactagcatccatgctaatggcatgaggGCGTTAAGGGCATTGTAAGGATTTActtcaaatttattttttactaaacTTTCAATTGTTAATTCGGGAATGTACTGTCTAAGTGACTTCATGAGTCAATAACACAATgtcattgaaaataaataaaaaaaagaacatctcTCTCataattcagatgatgcaacgATGCGTTCAAGTCACGCCGGAAAGATCGTATTTACGAGTTGAACGCACATGAACATGAACGCCACCACAAAGTCGTAATTACAAGAGGAAAACTCGTGGTTGTGTGTCAGGAAGAGAACATGATGGAATCAGTGGATGCAGCGTCTGTAGTTGAGGGTAAATTTGTTGAAACTGAACGAGTATTTAGCAGTGATGTGTCTTTATCAGGcgtttttatttacaataaaaaaaagctaattgcctgaaataaatacaataacatTGTACAATTACGATATAATATGTAACGATAAAGTTCACAGTAgcttcataaattgattaaaaacataataaagcaAACAACACACATGATGCgcattctttttttgttcattctctAGAAGTAGAGTTAAAAaccttgctgtatttttttttttgtagttaattaagagAAGGTTCACCGCCATCTTGCTCCGACCCAAGTGACTCGAACTCACCTGacgtcgtaattacgacttccCAACTCGTAAATACGACCTTCCCAGGACTTGTGGAAtgatctgaatatttatatttcacagaggtgttcaggtaacagggttgagtgaatgttcTGGGACTAAAGCAGATATATTTCATAACCTATAACACATGAATCAAGCCTCAATGGCTcaatggaaaaggatgtttcaagcatgagatgttaaatagaTTCAgatattaatgcaaaaataatgagatttttaaaaatatatatatattttaaatgtagttagtagaatgctgttttgttttctaaGCAAATATAATATCAGTGAGACACAAAATGGCACCCCAATCATGAAATCACTCTCATGATAACCCTGGAAATggagctaactagctaaccaCTCCCTGAAACATAGCACACAGGCTTGTGGTAAGAAAGCTGCATGTTAGCATTGTTGGTGATTCAGTATTGATGATTTGTACTCAAACGTTAATTGTGTACGCATGTTATGgcttaaaaatcctgtcagaactCATgtaagctagctggctagtgttAGCACCACCGAAGTGCTACGACTCAGTCATGCTAGGAGTTGCTAGCTTCCTCAAAACTGCTttgaaattaatttgtttttaacattgAGAAATGCTCACCCGTCTTTAACTGTTAAATcccagaggaggaaaaaaaaaggaataaaaaaacaagatttcagtcagtaaatgaaaaatgatcatTATATTCACCTCAGTctaaagtgaaaaaacaaaaacaaacctagCACCTCGGCTACTTGATAATGCTACATACAGAGAACGTAACCAGAATAATGGCTAATGGGAAAGCTAACAGAATGAATAACAAAAGAATTCAAACAAGAGCATCTGCTAGGCTAAAAGGAAGGCTAATAGGAAAAGGTTACAGGTCAAATAACAGGAAATGGTACAGTTGATTCCTAAGAATTAACAGGAAGGCTAACAGGGAGCAATATTTCTTTTCTAGAATGAGACGGAAAAACTtctcctgtgagaagttagcggttgtGTTGTAGAGCCACGCAgttgctagcgcagttacaatggtgtttaataggagggaaaaaaaatgattcccttcttttctcactctctaCTTTCCAGCAGTGTTTCATGTCATGTTATGAGAAATGCAGTGTAGAAGAATGCAAAGCAaagcagagactcggctcggctagtcagcgatctacgagatgacgGCGGTGTTAGCGTGAACGTCAAAGCTTcagaagctgatctgtttgagcagagtgtacagacgaGGGTGTGAGAGAGCCGGAccgactaaaggactaaagcgccgctgcatcgctctcatTTAGCTGCATCACTTTCCGCAGGCAgtcgaacggcattgtgggtaatgtaggaaaccgataaccaaagtgaaaatagagcCGATGAAAGACATTACAGagtaattataaagattataaaagcaagagagagagagacagagagacaggggcagagaaacagatagatagatagatagatagatagatagatagatagatagatgaaaaaTGGAGTGtatgtgacagagagagagagagagagagagagaaacagaaagaaagacagatggagaaggggacagagagagacagagagggagacagatggATAagcggacagagagagagagagacagagtcagagagaaagatagatggaGAAggggacagagaaagacagagagagagagagagagagagagaaagatagatggaGAAGGGGActgagaaagacagtgagagagagagagagagagagagagagagagagtcagagagaaagatagatggaGAAggggacagagaaagacagagcgagagagagagagagagagagagagagagaaagatagatggaGAAGGGGActgagaaagacagtgagagagagagagagagagagagagagagacagagtcagagagaaagatagatggaGAAGGGGActgagaaagacagtgagagagagagagagagtcagagagaaagatagatggaGAAggggacagagaaagacagtgagagagagagagagagagagacagagaatttTGGATGCTGTTAAAGATCACActgtaattataaagattaatattcaAGTCGGTTGGCGTTTTCCTTTAATGTCAGTACACTATTAATGAGCTGACACTTTTTGACATTTACTCtactaataaaaaattaaatatattaacgTGTTTTAAACACTAGAACATCCTGGCACCTCTTTTACACGTTATCGCAACACAAATGCCGCATCGTCCATCAGCGTAAGCTAGCTATATTAACCCGAGCTGCCTAAATCCGAGGACGACAAGTCTCTGTGTCAGTTCTTCTCCTTCACTCCACTGGTGGAGCCAcaatcattaattatttacagtcaCTCTGAAAAATTAGCCTAATGTAGTATAACTACATCTGATTAGCTCACCTTCCTCAGGTTTAGGATGCATGAGCAGAAACGGCACCTCCACAGCaacctcactacacacacacacacacacacttcggtTATACATGGTATGAAGGTGATCATTgattttaagaatatttaaatgataaacctgatataattttgtaaaataaaatgtgtacataCCTCGAGCCGATCATGCTGTAAAAACCCAAACCAGAAAATTTATTCTACACAGTTCTTTACCAGCTATAATAAACTTTATAACATGGTAATAAACACTGCGTAATAAATAGTGAATGCAGAATTAGTCTTTGTGcttgctacacacacacacacacacacacacacactcacccagcTGCAGTGCCCCTGACCACCACTCTGTAGGACACCAGCATGCCCAGAATCTCCTTCAGAACCTCCGCCttcactctgtacacacacacacacacacacacacacacacacacacaccagttctGTTATTCTGTCTTTAGGGCCCTTAACCTTTTCAGAGCCTAGTCCTTCACTTTTAGCCTTTAGGGTCCATAGACTTTTACTCTTAGACATTAGGGACCATAGACGTTAGAACGCTTACATCCTTGCCTTTAGCCTTTACGGccctcttttattttttgcccatagcttttagtttttttgtctcAATCCTTCTGAGTTCTTATTCTTTCACCCTTGGCATTTAGTACACTTAGAGCTTCACTCTTAGCCTTTAGGAACCATGGCCTTTAGAACACTTACACCTTTGCCTTTAGCCTTTAGGGCCTTTATGCTTTCATTTTTAGCCTTTTCCTTAAGTCCTCACTCTTTAGTTTCTTAGATATTACACTCTAAGACATTATGGACCATGGCATCTGGACCCCTTACAAATTTGTCCTTAGCCTTGTGGGCCCTTAGAGTTTCAGTCTTAGACATTACGGACTATAGCAGATACATCCTTAGCCTTTAGGATCCTCAGTCTTTCACTCTTCAGTATTTAAGGCCCTTAGAGCTTCGCTTTGTGTCTTTAGGGACCACAGCATATAGAATGCTTATATCTTTGCCCTTTGCCTTTAGGGCACTTAGAGCTTTGTTGTTAGACATCATAGACCAAGGCATATAGAATGCTTACACTTTTGCCTTTAGCCTTTAGGATCTCAGACGTTAGGGCACTTGGTCTTCCACCTTTAGCATTTAGAGCCCTTAGAGATTCGGCTTTTTGTCTTTAGGTACCATAGTATATAGAATGCTTAAACCTTTGCCTTTAGGGCCCTGAGTCCTTTAGGATCCTTAATCCTTTTTGTCTCTTAGTCTTTAGGCCTTTAGTTCTTTATGGTTAGCTTTCATAGCACTTACTTTTCTCACCCTCAGCACTTTAGAGCTCTCTGTCCGTTCAGTCTTAGGCTGCTTAGTCTGCGTCCTCTATCCTTTACAATCCTCAGTCTCTGTCTTTAGCATTAAAACTCTCTCCTTCGGGCTCTTAGTCCTTCCCATACTACAGTCGTTCCCAAACTGCAGTGCCCTGATGGAGTGTGCTGTGCTCTCACATGCTAGAGGAAGCCAGGTTGGTGTCCTCGTGCTTCAGCTTCCCATCCAGCGCTAAGCCCCGCCTCTCATGGTTGTTCTTCAGTAAGGGGTGAAGAGTGTACACTTTCTTCAGGCTGGTTCCAGACGGCACTATGTCTCTACGGCAACATCAGCAGTGATGTCACAAACACATTGGGATCAGTGCACatgcaaatatgtgtgtgtgtgtgtgtgtgtgtgtcttacgtGGCTTCCTCACAGGCTAcagattttatgtatttatcatTGGAGTAGAGCACCACATTAGTCATCTGCTCAACTGTGGGTGAGACGGACAGAGAAACAGTTGAGCActgtagaaaaataaacagctgtgtgcgtgtgtgtgtgtgggtgtgtgtgtttgtgtgtgtgtgtgtgtgtgtgtgtgggtgtgcatgtgggtgtgtgtgtgggtgtgttacCTGAAACTGTGAGGTTCTTCACGTCCTTGCTGGAGCTGTTATCAATATCCACGCTGACGTTGATGGGTTCGCCATGATAATATgtctgagagaaaaagagaaaaagagagagagaaacagatagatagatagatagatagatagatagataaatagatagatagatagatagatagatagagaaggaggagaaaacgagagggagggaaagacagacagagagagagacagagagggacagagagagaaggaggagagagagcgagagatggagagagagagagatggagaaggggacagagaaagacagagagagagagagagagagagacagaaagagaaggaggagaaaatgagagggagggaaagacagacagagagagagagagacagagaggaacagagagagaaggaggagagagagcgagagatggagagagagagagatggagaaggggacagagaaagacagagagagagagtttaacaGATTGTCTGAATAGTTAATTGTTTCTTAGACTCACTGTTGAAACACGATCAAAATGTTAAGAACTCCGGACTGACCCGCCCCGATCCTGGAGCCAGCTGCTGTGTAGCAACAGCTGGACAATGATTAGCACAAGTTAGAGTAGCTGCTAAGCAGGAAGTCCCACCTCTTTCTCCAGAGCGACGCGCACGTGCAGCGGTTTGTCCGACACCATAAACTCACAGGTCGTCTCGTTAGACGGAGGAGCGCCGCCTTTATCAGGAGCGTACTGCACCTTCCTTATAGCTAAACGCACTGAgctcctacagagagagagagagagagagagagagagagagagagagagagagagaaacagagagagcaagagagcgagagagagagagtgagacagagaaagagggagagagagagagtgagagagagagaaacagagagagcaagagagcgagagagagcgccacagacagagaaagacaaagagagaaagagagagaaagagacagcgagagagagagacagacagtgatagtgagagagagagagagtgagagagagagagagtgagagagtgagagagggagagagagagagagagacagaaagagtgagagagagaaagacagagagagagacagagacagcgagagagagagagagagagagagagagagagagaaacagagagagcaagagagcgagagagagagagtgagacagagaaagagggagcgagagagagtgtgagagagagagagaaacagagagagcaagagagcgagagagagcgccacagacagagaaagacaaagagagaaagagagagagcgagatagcgagagagagagacagaaagagtgagagagagagagacagagacagaaagagtgagagagagagagacagagacagaaagagtgagagagagaaagacagagagagagacagcgagagagagagacagagagagagagagagagagagagagaaacagagagagagagagagagagagagagagagagagaaacagagagagagagtgattagCGAAGTGCACAGATCGTATATAAGTGATCAGAATctgattgtttttaatgtagTGTGCATCAGATGGTTACCTCT carries:
- the sagb gene encoding S-arrestin b isoform X1 — protein: MSPKHVIYKKQSRDKSVGIYMGRRDFVDHCDSADPVDGVVLLDPQQIKGKKVYVMLSCTFRYGRDDTDILGWAFRRDIYVCTRQVYPPLQDRERSIHTKLQERLLRKLGDDAHPFFFEFPDNLPCSVALQPAPTDEGKHCAVEFEVKAFCAENQDEKAHKRSSVRLAIRKVQYAPDKGGAPPSNETTCEFMVSDKPLHVRVALEKETYYHGEPINVSVDIDNSSSKDVKNLTVSVEQMTNVVLYSNDKYIKSVACEEATDIVPSGTSLKKVYTLHPLLKNNHERRGLALDGKLKHEDTNLASSSIVKAEVLKEILGMLVSYRVVVRGTAAGMIGSSEVAVEVPFLLMHPKPEEVRTWTWCLKSLSARISKAWSATMMNLLTTRETPIISFSGFSIYYTVFITAL
- the LOC113544536 gene encoding collagen alpha-1(X) chain; protein product: MLHHWNLVTQSVFPFTFWLVCIRCMSVPNDRSLPLSNDSSVLYPWAGQWAEFDLSYCDMVLDAPVPPPADQVPWFCTCSLCEPTKGEKGERGDRGLPGSPGGLGLRGLTGPRGTPGFVGQQGLKGEKGDEGLKGERGPMGPMGSKGEGGLKGDKGDRGEDGAVGDPGPKGADGQCPVSCVSLPGPPGEPGLPGPVGLPGLFGQAGAPGAIGLKGDPGMDGTPGTPGYPGNKGEPGMEGNCSCKDGQKGEVGPEGSKGTKGELGQMGSQGVAGQTGPKGEPGEMGKMGMPGPCSPAIQSAFSAALRSSFPAANQPIAFGHIIYNLQQHYNPSTGVYTAPVNGTYTFSFHLTASTRTLKVGLFWNFQPVVKSTLASELGSASQKVVLHLSVGDQVWLQVKDSITNGMFTSAEASSTFSGFLLHPDTCDIIMGRELPPPNISGVYTWGDPDPTLSPNI
- the sagb gene encoding S-arrestin b isoform X2, encoding MSPKHVIYKKQSRDKSVGIYMGRRDFVDHCDSADPVDGVVLLDPQQIKGKKVYVMLSCTFRYGRDDTDILGWAFRRDIYVCTRQVYPPLQDRERSIHTKLQERLLRKLGDDAHPFFFEFPDNLPCSVALQPAPTDEGKHCAVEFEVKAFCAENQDEKAHKRSSVRLAIRKVQYAPDKGGAPPSNETTCEFMVSDKPLHVRVALEKETYYHGEPINVSVDIDNSSSKDVKNLTVSVEQMTNVVLYSNDKYIKSVACEEATDIVPSGTSLKKVYTLHPLLKNNHERRGLALDGKLKHEDTNLASSSIVKAEVLKEILGMLVSYRVVVRGTAAGMIGSSEVAVEVPFLLMHPKPEEVKDGEDMDMVFEEFKRSYLKGVVGDDDESADDS